The Cucumis melo cultivar AY chromosome 9, USDA_Cmelo_AY_1.0, whole genome shotgun sequence genome includes the window ACTTTTTCTCAATGCAATCCCATCTGATGGCAGACAGAATACATAGTGGGGCGTAACTGAGGCTCAGCCTGCACACAAGATATCGCTATACTCACAAGTGAACTCAATTCACTTAAAACCTTTCCTGTTCGAGGGTATGCAAGCCGAGGATCCAACAATTCTTTCATCTCAATACCCTTTTGCGGGGAACTTTGTAGAGATAGAAGGGCTTCTCCTGGATGTCTTCCCATCAATACTTCCAAACTCACCACTCCAAAGCTATAAACGTCACACTTTTCTGTCGCCTTGTTCGTGTATGCGAGCTCTGGGATTTTTAATCAATACAAGAAATTTGTGGCATTAATATCAGTACAAAATTGGCTTTTAATGTTGATAAAAAAACCTAACACACGTTATAATGATAAGAAGACAAATACGTGACCAACATGACaaaaattaaattgagttatttaATACTGATTTGATCAGTTGATGCACAAAAACCCCTTAAGCGTATATATTTTCacaatttataaattaaagGGAATGCTAATAGACTTTTTATCATCTAAAAAAATCAATGGTAAACTAAAGGAAAGAGCTAATTTATTGAAGGTGCCATCAGTATTCTAAAAAACAGGAGGAAGTGACAATGATCAAAGTCCAAAATACTAAGACTAAATTAAAATGGTATTTTCTGTCCAAGTACTTTAGACATAGTAGGGGTTTATCGCGATCTATAAAAGGTAAAAGTAGGAGGGAGTAGGAAGTTGTTTAGTAGATAAAAGATAAATTCATATGTTCTAAGGAAATTGAATTTAAACTAACCTGGTGCCATGTAGCCATGAGTGCCAACAACAGCAGTGGAATGCAAAGCATCAAACTTCAAAAACCTTGCAGTCCCAAAATCCGCCACGTGAGCTTCAAAATCCACATCCAGCAAGACATTCTTCGCTGTCACGTCACGGTGGACGATCGCTGGAACACAGTCGTGATGCAAATAACACAAAGCCTCAGCCACACCCTTCACTATCTCAACTCTCTTCACCCAATCAACCTCTTTCGCGTCCTCTTCATTTCTCAAAACTTCCCATAAGCACCCTCTTTCGATGAAATCGTATACCAAAAACGTGTGTTCGCCTCTCGAGCAAAATCCATGAAGCTTAACTATGTTTCGATGACGGATCTCGGTTAGTGTCGCTACTTCACTTTTGAAACTCTTCAAGTTCTCCATCCCCATATCACTGTCCCAAAAGTTGAGCTTCTTCACTGCAAAGATATCACCAGTCGACATTTCGACTTTGTAAACTTTTCCTGACCCTCCTGCTCCGATGCAGTACTTGTCATTGAAATGCTCCGCTGCTTCGATTATGTCATCATATACTATCTTCCCGTCGTAATCCCACGGGTTTTCAAATGGTGGTTTGGGTCCCCTTTTTGGGTGTGATCGTTTGGTATCTTTATCTCGTCGGAACCATGAAATGACCCCAAATAGTACTAGAGAGAATAGTAATGCACTTGCTATAGTTGGAACAAGAATAATCACCAGATTCTGCCATCTGATAAAGATATAAACAAAAGATTAAATATGTCTCATCCAAAATGTGCGATATGATATATAGTTAAGCATTTTTCTACATAAGAAAAGAATCATGACCAATATACGAGCAAAGAAACACATCAATATACATTAGTAACAAAGCATTTGGTTGAAactcaactctctcaaaatagatctttttattgaagaaaaaaaccCAAAGTAGAAATAAAATGGTTTAGGTATGAAAAATTGACAATAAAGTGCTTGGTTAAAAAACAGTGAAAGTCTACCACAACTCATGGATCACACTTTTCTAATACCTTATTCAATAGGTATTGGGTTTCATGTCAAAATTATTAACGGTAAGATGTGTAGTTCATTTATTTTCCACGTGAGATTTCTCAATATCTCAACTAAAAAGAAGTTAAAAATCTATCGGAACTTACTGACTTAACAAAAGTATAATCTTTGCACAAAATTCTATCTTGGTTAATgcacaaattaaaataaactatATTTAGTAAATATCTCTAAAAAAAACTTATGAATTAACCAACTGAAATTCAACTCTTGTTTAATGTTTTTTTCATACTCAATTTAATGCTAGAACAACTATTTCAATAATATGGACTATACCAATTATCCACTATCTACCAATTATCTACTATCTAGTTAATATgaatacatatacatattattGTTTTACTagttaatattaattataaaagaaaattatcgtaaatattttggttcatttttctatatttgaaaatgatgtAAGTGATTATTATTTACGAGCTATATCAATATTAATGcacttattattatttactttaagaaaaaaaaatatcaaacttttGAGTTAGGGATGAGTTTAGTATCTTTTATTTTTGGATTCTCCCATGGAATCATAACATTTTTGCATGCCCTCAATATTTTCACATAAATCTGTGTTGTTAACAAAAAGTTGTCCTTATAGGAGGTTTTCACTCTACAGTTAAAGACTCATAATTTATTCCTCTAATTCCCTTCGAATGGAGTTTTAGTATGGATGgctatttctttttaattaagaaTAATGCTTAAGCATATAACAacgtttttaaaaaatttcaaatatagcatAGTTTAGTGACAGACTTCTACTGAGACTTTTATGGGTTATCTGTGATAAAACCAATATTTTTAATATGGTCTATCATCAATACACCATGAGGTGTTAATCGTTTCTTATACGTTTGTGATTAAGAAATCATACTAATGAAAacgaaagaaaataaaaatacatagTTTGTTAAATGTTAATATTTATGCATATATATTACACCATTAATCAATTTTGTGCACATAGTGCTTGGACTGCCAATCTTGCAGATAAATTTGTAACATCGCCTAATCCAAATGACTTTGCAGATACATCAATTGAACAACTTTCCATGCCAATGCAAGCTTTCTCCACAAAAAGAGCACTGTTTGTCACATCCCATGAACCTTGCTTAAACGAACCACATTTTCCTTCTGGATTTCCATAGCTTGCAAATTGGATTTCAGAGATGACATGTCCTCCCTGACAAGACAACTCTAAGGTGCTTCCTTCATTAGCATTTCCACATATAGTTCCAATTGTTATTGTTTGAACTGACACTTGTTGTGGATTTCCACCAATTTCTTCGAATAAAATCAATGTGTTTTTGTCGCTCGAAAGAAATGATCTTGGAACATGATACCATCTTTGAGAAGGATTTCCACAATTTTGCACACATTTGCTAGGGTCGTATGCACCTCTATAGTCACATGTTGCATTGCAACTGTCATTGCCGGCAATGAAAGATGGCCAAAATCGGCCTATGCTTTGTCCATTTACCCAAGCTTGGCCTTTTCCCATTCCTTGCATGTCCAAGACCACTGGGTCAATTCCACCAGGTGTCTTAAAGCTAGTCTTGTACCATGTCATTCGCCTTCCaatagattttttatttaatgcAATCCAATTTGTTCTCTCTGAGAACATCGGGTTGTAAATTTGCTTCATTTCTCCATTTAATCCAACCTTATAAGACCACAAATTTGATGACAAATCAGTTGTCACATTTCCATCTCCAATTAGATAGATGGGACCTCCATCGATTCCCGTAGGTACCATATCATAAAATGCATCGTAATTCTTCAACCCAACCGTGGCACTCAAAAGAGTTATTGTGTTGGTTCCCGATTTTAGTAGAATGGGTTTCTCAAACACAAAACTCTGGCCATTACTCTTCCATTGCGACCCAATGTATCTTTTATTAACGAAAGCATGAAGCACATGACCCTTTGTATTCACTTGCAGAGTCACATTTTGAAGTGAAGATGTTCTGCTAGTGTCAACCTTCGTCATGTACCAGAAGTAGTCGCTAAAATCAACTGTGACCCTCTTTTGTTCCAAGAGAAGGTTTGCCGCAAATTTACCATTTCCTTGTAGTGTGTCTTTCATAGGTTCTGGAGCCCAAGTCCACGAGAGTTGTGCATTTTCCTTCTCATTTTGCTCCTTCACAAACATAGATGTCTGAGAATTTACTTTTGCAGTGTTGTAAACCTCCTTGTTGCAACCATCAAGAATGCTCACAGACCAAGCTGGTACAAAATATTTTCCATCTCCTTGTAGATCTATGGTGGCATCATTTTTTCTATCTGTGTTGCTTAAAAAGCAAAACCTCTCCCCTGTTGTTGGGTTAAAGAATTTCGTTAAAGTTACAGAGCTTCCAAAGTTTTGGTCTGAGCGTGTGCCATTAGTGAGAATCTTCTCTCCTAACTTGATTGATGCATGAAGTTGTTTGAGATGCCCCCATTTAGGTTGATTCAAGTTCCCATATTCATCAAGTGGGGCGTTGTAATCGTAAGATGTAGTGATGAATGGACCTCCCGATGTTCTCCCAAAGTTGGTGCCTCCATGATACATGTAATAATTATTGAAGACGCCACCAGATTGAAAAAATCTTGCCACAGAAAATGCTACATCTTCTGCAGTTCTGTAAGGGTCTTTGTCGCCCCATTTCTTGAACCATCCCACCCAATTTTCAGTGAACATTTTTGGGCTCTTAGGATTGTTTGGAGTAAAGTTATCGCAGTAGAATCCATTGCATGTATTAATGATAGGTTGTGGGGCATCGCTTTGTTGGCACATGATCCATGGAACGCCAATATTGAGAGATTCGGCCATTTGAGCACACCAATTGATGTATGCTTTTCCTGCATCTCCATAAGCTGGTGTCATCACATTTCCATACTCATTCTCAATTTGAGCTAATATTATTGGCCCTCCTTGTGAAGCAAAGAGATTGGCTTGTTTACACATATTCACTATCTTTGTCGTGAAAGTTTGCATTTCATTCTTGTAGACTTGATTGTTAGTTCGTAGTTGGATTCCTGGCATATTGTGCAACCACACTGGAAAGCCTCCGTAGTTCCACTCGGCACACACGTAAGGACCAATCCTCATGACAACATAAAGTCCAGCATCTTGGACAAGCTGAAAGAATTTAATGAAATCTAAACGTCCAGAAaaatcatattttcttcgttGTGGCTCGTGACGATCCCAAAAAATGTATGTCTCAATTGCATCAAGTCCACCATCTTTAGCTTTCTGAATAAGATCAGGCCACATTGCTTCAGTGCTGCGTGGATAATGAATTGAGCCCGAGAAGATAATACGTCGTTCTCCATTTATAATTATCGCATTTGAATCATATGAAACATTATCTGCTATGCAGAATGTCAAGCAAGCTAGAGTAATTGCAACAAGCCATTGAAGCTTAAACATCTTTGATCCCACAACTTGTGtctttggtttattttttttccctcaATCGATGTGTTTATTTATATAGAATACATAGTGATAAGGTGAGAGTTCTTTCCTATCTAAATTTGTATTCAAGTTGTTGATTAATTCTAAAGATAGAAAAACAACTCACAAAAGTTTTTCGATATGAGTTGCATCCTTTAAAATTTGAGAATTCTAGTTTACCTTATCCTTAATTAAATAACCTTTTACCGAAAATACAATTATTACACGCAACTAACAAAATTGTGTTTTTTTCCCAACAAACATAGGattctatttttcatttttgacatttggtttaaggttgTAAGCCATCGACTTTAGGTTGAGCTTAATATAATATGAGCAATTGAATATAAATAGATAGATggatataattatatatatttacattaaatatataatattaattgtTTCTAATAGTAGTTTAATGAAATTCCTTTGTGTTATATTtatcaattaataataatattgtttagaaatgaaataaatagaaaaattattttaaatgacaaaaattttgaaatgtttataaaCGTAGTAAAATATCATCATCTATGTGTGATAGATTACAGTAGGACACGTATAATAGTCTAACTTGATCTATCACGATTTATGATAGACTGCGATATTTCGTAAATATTATGGTTCATTTtggtatacttgaaaataactCAAATAAGTATGTTATCTTAAATTGCAAACGTAGGAAATCGGCTTCCACCATCTTATAAAGACACCCCATGGGACAGTAGAGGTCCCTACGAAGGATGAGCGTTGAATGTCACACGCCCCAGCAAGAGACAAAAGTTAAAGACTTCAGAGAAAAATTATACTAAGATTGTCGTAACTAAGTGTAATGAATGATATAGTTTCTTTTATGTAATAAATAATCCAGTTTTTACTGGAAATCTGATTACGATCAGGTTTGTTGTCTAGAGTCCAATTACCTAACATTTGATTACAATGTCAAAGTTAGATTTGTTGTGTTTATGAGTGAAAATTGGGGCCGATGGATCCATAGTTTTTGTTTAGAATGGACTCTTAGATATGTAATACCATTCTACATTCTACATATTTCgaacaaaataaaatgtttatttgtattattatttactttaagaatatttgttttacATATCTAATTATGTATTCTTATTTACATAATTGAATTGAGTctaaaaataacaatttaacTTTTCACTAAAGTGAATTCAGAAAAAACTTATTAAAAGTTCATCTCTTGAATCAACcaattgaaacaaaaaaaaaatgtatatgaTTATTTGCTTAGTTTAACAATGAGTTTCTTTACAAATGTATTAAATAGGCAAAATATATGTTATACAATGAACTCtacatttttgtaattaaaaaataattttttttatatatttctaaaaaaagtataaaaatacttaaaaagaaaaagttgtaataaaataaatcaGTACTGcaagttaatttttaaaaaaatgtgtaCAACTTAAAAACTCTGCTTAAAACATCTCATTTTTTATATGTCCTTATAGGAGGTTTTCACTCTACAGTTGAAGACTCATAATTTATTCCTCTAATTCCCTTCGAATGGAGTTTTAGTATGGATGgctatttctttttaattaagaaTAATGCTTAAGCATATAACAacgtttttaaaaaatttcaaatatagcatAGTTTAGTGACAGACTTCTACTGAGACTTTTATGGGTTATCTGTGATAAAACCAATATTTTTAATATGGTCTATCATCAATACACCATGAGGTGTTAATCGTTTCTTATACGTTTGTGATTAAGAAATCATACTAATGAAAacgaaagaaaataaaaatacatagTTTGTTAAATGTTAATATTTATGCATATATATTACACCATTAATCAATTTTGTGCACATAGTGCTTGGACTGCCAATCTTGCAGATAAATTTGTAACATCGCCTAATCCAAATGACTTTGCAGATACATCAATTGAACAACTTTCCATGCCAATGCAAGCTTTCTCCACAAAAAGAGCACTGTTTGTCACATCCCATGAACCTTGCTTAAACGAACCACATTTTCCTTCTGGATTTCCATAGCTTGCAAATTGGATTTCAGAGATGACATGTCCTCCCTGACAAGACAACTCTAAGGTGCTTCCTTCATTAGCATTTCCACATATAGTTCCAATTGTTATTGTTTGAACTGACACTTGTTGTGGATTTCCACCAATTTCTTCGAATAAAATCAATGTGTTTTTGTCGCTCGAAAGAAATGATCTTGGAACATGATACCATCTTTGAGAAGGATTTCCACAATTTTGCACACATTTGCTAGGGTCGTATGCACCTCTATAGTCACATGTTGCATTGCAACTGTCATTGCCGGCAATGAAAGATGGCCAAAATCGGCCTATGCTTTGTCCATTTACCCAAGCTTGGCCTTTTCCCATTCCTTGCATGTCCAAGACCACTGGGTCAATTCCACCAGGTGTCTTAAAGCTAGTCTTGTACCATGTCATTCGCCTTCCaatagattttttatttaatgcAATCCAATTTGTTCTCTCTGAGAACATCGGGTTGTAAATTTGCTTCATTTCTCCATTTAATCCAACCTTATAAGACCACAAATTTGATGACAAATCAGTTGTCACATTTCCATCTCCAATTAGATAGATGGGACCTCCATCGATTCCCGTAGGTACCATATCATAAAATGCATCGTAATTCTTCAACCCAACCGTGGCACTCAAAAGAGTTATTGTGTTGGTTCCCGATTTTAGTAGAATGGGTTTCTCAAACACAAAACTCTGGCCATTACTCTTCCATTGCGACCCAATGTATCTTTTATTAACGAAAGCATGAAGCACATGACCCTTTGTATTCACTTGCAGAGTCACATTTTGAAGTGAAGATGTTCTGCTAGTGTCAACCTTCGTCATGTACCAGAAGTAGTCGCTAAAATCAACTGTGACCCTCTTTTGTTCCAAGAGAAGGTTTGCCGCAAATTTACCATTTCCTTGTAGTGTGTCTTTCATAGGTTCTGGAGCCCAAGTCCACGAGAGTTGTGCATTTTCCTTCTCATTTTGCTCCTTCACAAACATAGATGTCTGAGAATTTACTTTTGCAGTGTTGTAAACCTCCTTGTTGCAACCATCAAGAATGCTCACAGACCAAGCTGGTACAAAATATTTTCCATCTCCTTGTAGATCTATGGTGGCATCATTTTTTCTATCTGTGTTGCTTAAAAAGCAAAACCTCTCCCCTGTTGTTGGGTTAAAGAATTTCGTTAAAGTTACAGAGCTTCCAAAGTTTTGGTCTGAGCGTGTGCCATTAGTGAGAATCTTCTCTCCTAACTTGATTGATGCATGAAGTTGTTTGAGATGCCCCCATTTAGGTTGATTCAAGTTCCCATATTCATCAAGTGGGGCGTTGTAATCGTAAGATGTAGTGATGAATGGACCTCCCGATGTTCTCCCAAAGTTGGTGCCTCCATGATACATGTAATAATTATTGAAGACGCCACCAGATTGAAAAAATCTTGCCACAGAAAATGCTACATCTTCTGCAGTTCTGTAAGGGTCTTTGTCGCCCCATTTCTTGAACCATCCCACCCAATTTTCAGTGAACATTTTTGGGCTCTTAGGATTGTTTGGAGTAAAGTTATCGCAGTAGAATCCATTGCATGTATTAATGATAGGTTGTGGGGCATCGCTTTGTTGGCACATGATCCATGGAACGCCAATATTGAGAGATTCGGCCATTTGAGCACACCAATTGATGTATGCTTTTCCTGCATCTCCATAAGCTGGTGTCATCACATTTCCATACTCATTCTCAATTTGAGCTAATATTATTGGCCCTCCTTGTGAAGCAAAGAGATTGGCTTGTTTACACATATTCACTATCTTTGTCGTGAAAGTTTGCATTTCATTCTTGTAGACTTGATTGTTAGTTCGTAGTTGGATTCCTGGCATATTGTGCAACCACACTGGAAAGCCTCCGTAGTTCCACTCGGCACACACGTAAGGACCAATCCTCATGACAACATAAAGTCCAGCATCTTGGACAAGCTGAAAGAATTTAATGAAATCTAAACGTCCAGAAaaatcatattttcttcgttGTGGCTCGTGACGATCCCAAAAAATGTATGTCTCAATTGCATCAAGTCCACCATCTTTAGCTTTCTGAATAAGATCAGGCCACATTGCTTCAGTGCTGCGTGGATAATGAATTGAGCCCGAGAAGATAATACGTCGTTCTCCATTTATAATTATCGCATTTGAATCATATGAAACATTATCTGCTATGCAGAATGTCAAGCAAGCTAGAGTAATTGCAACAAGCCATTGAAGCTTAAACATCTTTGATCCCACAACTTGTGtctttggtttattttttttccctcaATCGATGTGTTTATTTATATAGAATACATAGTGATAAGGTGAGAGTTCTTTCCTATCTAAATTTGTATTCAAGTTGTTGATTAATTCTAAAGATAGAAAAACAACTCACAAAAGTTTTTCGATATGAGTTGCATCCTTTAAAATTTGAGAATTCTAGTTTACCTTATCCTTAATTAAATAACCTTTTACCGAAAATACAATTATTACACGCAACTAACAAAATTGTGTTTTTTTCCCAACAAACATAGGattctatttttcatttttgacatttggtttaaggttgTAAGCCATCGACTTTAGGTTGAGCTTAATATAATATGAGCAATTGAATATAAATAGATAGATggatataattatatatatttacattaaatatataatattaattgtTTCTAATAGTAGTTTAATGAAATTCCTTTGTGTTATATTtatcaattaataataatattgtttagaaatgaaataaatagaaaaattattttaaatgacaaaaattttgaaatgtttataaaCGTAGTAAAATATCATCATCTATGTGTGATAGATTACAGTAGGACACGTATAATAGTCTAACTTGATCTATCACGATTTATGATAGACTGCGATATTTCGTAAATATTATGGTTCATTTtggtatacttgaaaataactCAAATAAGTATGTTATCTTAAATTGCAAACGTAGGAAATCGGCTTCCACCATCTTATAAAGACACCCCATGGGACAGTAGAGGTCCC containing:
- the LOC103483051 gene encoding MDIS1-interacting receptor like kinase 2-like gives rise to the protein MYIDVFLCSWQNLVIILVPTIASALLFSLVLFGVISWFRRDKDTKRSHPKRGPKPPFENPWDYDGKIVYDDIIEAAEHFNDKYCIGAGGSGKVYKVEMSTGDIFAVKKLNFWDSDMGMENLKSFKSEVATLTEIRHRNIVKLHGFCSRGEHTFLVYDFIERGCLWEVLRNEEDAKEVDWVKRVEIVKGVAEALCYLHHDCVPAIVHRDVTAKNVLLDVDFEAHVADFGTARFLKFDALHSTAVVGTHGYMAPELAYTNKATEKCDVYSFGVVSLEVLMGRHPGEALLSLQSSPQKGIEMKELLDPRLAYPRTGKVLSELSSLVSIAISCVQAEPQLRPTMYSVCHQMGLH
- the LOC103493239 gene encoding beta-galactosidase 7-like: MFKLQWLVAITLACLTFCIADNVSYDSNAIIINGERRIIFSGSIHYPRSTEAMWPDLIQKAKDGGLDAIETYIFWDRHEPQRRKYDFSGRLDFIKFFQLVQDAGLYVVMRIGPYVCAEWNYGGFPVWLHNMPGIQLRTNNQVYKNEMQTFTTKIVNMCKQANLFASQGGPIILAQIENEYGNVMTPAYGDAGKAYINWCAQMAESLNIGVPWIMCQQSDAPQPIINTCNGFYCDNFTPNNPKSPKMFTENWVGWFKKWGDKDPYRTAEDVAFSVARFFQSGGVFNNYYMYHGGTNFGRTSGGPFITTSYDYNAPLDEYGNLNQPKWGHLKQLHASIKLGEKILTNGTRSDQNFGSSVTLTKFFNPTTGERFCFLSNTDRKNDATIDLQGDGKYFVPAWSVSILDGCNKEVYNTAKVNSQTSMFVKEQNEKENAQLSWTWAPEPMKDTLQGNGKFAANLLLEQKRVTVDFSDYFWYMTKVDTSRTSSLQNVTLQVNTKGHVLHAFVNKRYIGSQWKSNGQSFVFEKPILLKSGTNTITLLSATVGLKNYDAFYDMVPTGIDGGPIYLIGDGNVTTDLSSNLWSYKVGLNGEMKQIYNPMFSERTNWIALNKKSIGRRMTWYKTSFKTPGGIDPVVLDMQGMGKGQAWVNGQSIGRFWPSFIAGNDSCNATCDYRGAYDPSKCVQNCGNPSQRWYHVPRSFLSSDKNTLILFEEIGGNPQQVSVQTITIGTICGNANEGSTLELSCQGGHVISEIQFASYGNPEGKCGSFKQGSWDVTNSALFVEKACIGMESCSIDVSAKSFGLGDVTNLSARLAVQALCAQN